AATTAATGCATTGAAATGAATTATTCCCTCTTATCATTTttatgaatatttgtttttctacccctacatttaacTCTTTatcccaacatattttaaaatattctcattttacccttttttatttttaattttttttactgtcaTTTTTTGACTTTTCCGATGAACATTGTACACCCTTCAAACAAATTTTTCCGGCCGTAAACACCTAAACTTTTCCAGTTTGTTAActttaccggaacacttataATAAGTGTTCCGGTTTGTGATAATTCCCAGGATAAACCGGAACAAAATATCTCTGGGTGCCACCTCTtttaagtgttccggtaacaagCATCAAAATTGTGTGACAGTAACATACTCCAATTAAAAGAGTCCTCTGATTCTTGAACTATGAAATAGTATTATCAGCATTCACAAAGATCTTCGTCTAAATTACACAATGCTCGAAGTAATAATCAAGAGTTATCAAAATTAAGACAAAAGTAGGGTAGGTAATTTCACTTTAAATTACCGCCATACATGTAGTTTAACTCGGTtgataatatgttttttttttttaaatttctttcaactaaataattattattgatTTCTTTCCAAAGACACCAAACACATGCCAATCAAATTCACCAATGTTTAATCCTTTCGTTTGTAAATGACataaattgagattttttttttttactaaaatgacaTGAAGTAATGAATACTATAAAAAGACAATTTAGTGATAATTATAGGCAAAATATACACATTAGGTTATGTTTGACAATGTATGATTTTGAGTTCAGGACCGGTTCCGATAATTTAGAGATCCGGTCTTAAATATTAAAGGTGAACTCCTTAATGAACTACTTATCAATTTTCTATATAAtcttactaaaaaaattaaatattaattaaacatatattttttatgtcagtTAGTTAAATATTATAAACTCATACTTTATCAACTatctacttttttttacaagtaaaagtagtaatttaaaaaacaaataaagccGTTAAACAAATACAATGTTAGATAGtggcacttttttttttgtttttgggtaAAGATAGTGGCACTTTGAATACAAAGTATATGATATGGTGGTTGAACATAAAAATTTGTTGCCAAGTTTGTTGTATAGTATTTTTGTgtgtataaaatataaaaagtgtgaaaaagaTAAACATAtacattattaaatatattgttaattttttaatgtttaatttgttttgattgattgcaatgtaagtcccacattgttaataaagaaaaaaaaggtcaagcAAATTATATCtgagaagtctcacattgcttagaaaagtgaagagtgGAGGAGCTCAATGCTATATAAAAAGACATCAAGTTCCTTGTTTCAACACACCAAACAGTagcacttgtaaacactttaagtttatatttgtttcgtttttcttttctcttatgctcttttAAGAGTATTTAAGATGtaattcaaatatttactttagaGAGTGTAGGTGTACTGGATATAgggtggttgagagtgaagtctatgtgttgtaccaattttcacatagtgtttattctctggttatcggttttgacaacggccgtggttttttcctccggttttggagtttccacattatattcttgtgttgtaattacattattttattttctctattccGGTTTTTCTCAACACAAATgatatagtttttcttttaaaagataaagatgatttttttttatggaacaaGATGGAGATTTTGAGTTTTGAATAGGAAAGTGAAGTTTTACAGaatatatttataagaaaaGGGGATATTCACAAGAAAATTCTTTTActcaaaaaaatatagtttaatGCAAATAATATTAGTCAACTTGTTGTTAAAAAAAGCATGAATTATTGACATATCTTTAGGAGAAACGTGTACGGCTAGGATTGTAACAGAATTCACAATATTATTGGTCGACTGTCACATCCCAACTTCCAACCTCTTTTCATTGGCACACGTACCCTGGTCGGCAGTAGTATGCCATCTCCATTATTAtgctctttctttttctttcttaaaatatattttttcatttcccTAATTTCTTCATCCTCTTTCACAtgaacaaaatcaaaacaaactgcGTGTATTCTTTACTCCAATTacattacatttatttatttcatcaATCAATTACATTACATTTGATTTTTATAGAAAGGGAAAAGCTATGCACTTGTTAGTATACTAGTATTTGAAGTATGTTATAAGAGCCCAGGTTGACATAATCTGtatagaaaatattaattagtatattcgacacaattttaaaaaattaaaaatatccaTAAGTCCCagtttaactaaaaaaaatatgttaaaattgTTAGATTGAACACTATGATCAGAGTTCAAATTCAGATTCTTTCACTTACGCGTATGAGTTTATGATAACTTTGTCATTTTTGTTTAtctacaaaaaaaagaaaaaaattaaaaataataaaattattttaaaattcatatagtcaatatatttaaaatataaaaagcaGTAATTCAAAAGTCTCCGTTTGAATTGACATATTTTGAGTTTATGTGAaacaatttatgaaaataaataagcttttatgaattattataagcttttgaATGTAATATATGAGAAAATAGTTTATAATgatacgatttttttttttttgactaaataaaagatattcattcattcaaattgataagagtacatcgatgcaatacaaatcaaaatcgctaaaaacaaaaaggatgaatctgcgaacaaactcacagcatccgtgttaatagcatcaaacggcatattgcaaaagcctacatatttgactatattgatACAATAATTTATAtcaatgaaaacttatgaattaatacaataatttatttatttacataacctattttcataagctcaaataaCATAACCCTAATTTTACATAGAAAATTCATCTCACAATAACAAGTTCATCATTGAAAACAAGAAGTATTCcaataccaattttttttaattattattaaattaagtaACAAGAAGCTAAAAACACAATGACAACAATAAATAACCATAGTTTATTATTACATTCCAGTAAATTCtaacaatataataataaaaactaaaagtatagtactataaaaaaaatgtggcCCTAATGAGTGTGTTGAAAATAAAAAGCTCAAAAAGAGAAAGCAAGAAAGTGTGAAGAGAAATTGGACACTTGGCACATTCACCAAGCTCTTCAAACCAAGGAAGAAGGAACGCAGCcaaaccaatttttttccccaaaaacaTACCAAATCAGGAAATACCTCAAAATATTATCATTAAAAccatacaataaaaaaaaaatataacacagGTTTGTTATATCTATATACTCTCTTTAAtccttcctttttctttctccagttttttcaatttctttcttaaatttttcttaagttgttaatttgttattttttacctaaaaaaaaaaaaaacacacttagTGTGAGGTTTTTTAGCTGTAGATTATTTCGAGAAAGATATTTTGCACTAGCGTTGaaatttttgtctattttgttATTATCATTATATTCATTTCTTGTAATTTTCTAACACTATTAGGAATTTATTATTAGCTTAAAAAACAACTAAATGCATGTTTAAATTTAACTCCAAAATTGAAATCCACCTGTATCACACTCACAGCAATGGATTAaacttttttagttttttatgatTTGTGCAATCTTAGCTCAGCTTAGTTCtgttcttttttaattaaagaaaaaaaaaatagttagatgtaaattttatttttggttgaaTTTTAATCTTATGTTTGAAATTTGAGGGTTAAGGGATTCAGATTTGAGATTATGGTTGTGTTTTGCTTCAGATTTGAGGAAAATTGGAAGTGATTTAAAAAAGCATGAATTTCAAGGGTTTTGGGAATGATCCGGGGGCGTCGGCCGCAGCAGCTGGTGGCGGAGTTGGGAGGACAACGCCGGGGAATTTTCCACTTGTGAGGCAACCGTCGGTTTATTCGTTGACGGttgatgaatttatgaacaGTATGGGTGGTTCTGGGAAGGATTTTGGATCAATGAATATGGATGAATTGTTGAAGAATATTTGGACTGCAGAAGAGGTTCAAACAATGGGTGGTGAAGAAGCTATTAATCAGTTGCAAAGACAAGGTTCGTTGACGCTGCCGCGGACGCTTAGTCAGAAAACAGTTGATGAAGTTTGGAAGGATATTTCAAAGGATTATGGTCCTAATTTGGCTGCACTACAGGCTCAGAGACAGCCAACTTTAGGAGAAATGACTTTGGAAGAGTTTTTGGTTAGAGCTGGTGTTGTTAGGGAAGATGCTAAACCTAATGATGGAGTTTTTCTTGGAAATAATGGTAATTTGGGTTTGGCTTTTCAGCCTCAGCAGATGAATAAAGTTGGTGGTTTTATGGGGAATAATAGATTGAATGGTAATGATGATCCACTTGTTGTTGGTCTTCAGAGTCCTACTAATTTGCCGTTGAATGTTAATGGGATTCGATCAACAAATCAGCAACAGATACAGAATTCACAGTCTCAACAACAACACCAGAATCAACAACTTCAGCAACTTCAACAACAGCATCAacagcaacagcagcagcagcagcagcagcagcagat
This portion of the Trifolium pratense cultivar HEN17-A07 linkage group LG3, ARS_RC_1.1, whole genome shotgun sequence genome encodes:
- the LOC123917340 gene encoding bZIP transcription factor TRAB1, with protein sequence MNFKGFGNDPGASAAAAGGGVGRTTPGNFPLVRQPSVYSLTVDEFMNSMGGSGKDFGSMNMDELLKNIWTAEEVQTMGGEEAINQLQRQGSLTLPRTLSQKTVDEVWKDISKDYGPNLAALQAQRQPTLGEMTLEEFLVRAGVVREDAKPNDGVFLGNNGNLGLAFQPQQMNKVGGFMGNNRLNGNDDPLVVGLQSPTNLPLNVNGIRSTNQQQIQNSQSQQQHQNQQLQQLQQQHQQQQQQQQQQQQIFPKQPGLNYATQMPLTSNQGMRGGIVGLSPDQGMNGNLVQGGGIGMVGLAPGAVQIGAGSPANQLSSDQMGKSNGDTSSVSPVPYVFNGGMRGRKSNGAVEKVIERRQRRMIKNRESAARSRARKQAYTMELEAEVAKLKEENEELQKKQEEIMEIQKNQVKEMMNLQREVKRKCLRRTQTGPW